The DNA sequence GCGCCGCGGCTCCGGTCGGAGCGGCCGACGACGCCCCCGGGCTCGGAGGCTGGCTCGGTCCTCCCGTCGGGGTCGCCGGCGACGACGCGCTCCCCGCGTCCCCGGGTCGCTCCACGTCGCCCTCCGTCCCCGCGCCGCACCCGGCCAGCAGCGCCGCCGCCGCCGCCGCCATGCCGCGCGTCCTGGTCCTCATCGCCGGAAGTGGTCCCACCCCGGGCTGATCGTCGGCTCGACCCCACCGACGAGCACCGCGCCCGCCTGCGCCCCGGCGGCCGCCCGGACGGTGCCGAGCCGCGTGAACCCGGCGGGCAGCGTGCCGGCGGGGAACGTCGCCAGCATGCCGTGGTCCTCCCCGCCGGTCAGCGCCCACACCGCGGGGTCGACCCCGAGCCGGGCCGCGGCGTCGGCGAGCCCCGCGAGGGCGGACGGCACCGAGTCCTCGAGCGGCTCGAGGTCGAGCACGACCCCGGACGCGCGGGCCAGCCGACGGCCGTCGCGCAGCAGGCCGTCCGAGACGTCCATGAGGGCGCTGGCCCCGGCCGCGGCGGCCGCCGGGCCGGCGTCGAGCGCGGGGCGGGGGCGCAGGAAGTCGGCGATGAGCGCCTCGTCGGAGCCGCCGTGACGTCCCTCCGTCAGGAGGGCGTGGCCGGCCGCGGACCGGCCCAGCGCGCCCGCGTGAGCGACGACGTCGCCCGGCCTCGCGCCCGAGC is a window from the Georgenia muralis genome containing:
- a CDS encoding thiamine-phosphate kinase, whose protein sequence is MTQPTVADLDEDALIASFVPLLPRGSRTLVPTGDDAAVVAAPDGRFCVSTDLLVAGHHFRPEWSSAADVGWRAAMQNLSDIAGMGAVPTSMVMGLVLPPSTPVAWVHDLCRGFAEACGPLDVGVDGGDLSAGEQLVVAVTVHGDLGGRAPILRSGARPGDVVAHAGALGRSAAGHALLTEGRHGGSDEALIADFLRPRPALDAGPAAAAAGASALMDVSDGLLRDGRRLARASGVVLDLEPLEDSVPSALAGLADAAARLGVDPAVWALTGGEDHGMLATFPAGTLPAGFTRLGTVRAAAGAQAGAVLVGGVEPTISPGWDHFRR